In Plasmodium brasilianum strain Bolivian I chromosome 1, whole genome shotgun sequence, a single genomic region encodes these proteins:
- a CDS encoding inositol-phosphate phosphatase has translation MNAYNTEGRYLLIIYEKVFKIIYIKHLKDNKNENVKVPSLFVFRESGKCSEKLINKDKIRKKSKKFGSTINELIIDNIIGTIEIKNELFLFVVEKWRLLCKFFYLNKYRSIYKIEKVHYIPYNINITSMNTTVNNSLNIDDNSTNFFINNLKNNEDINKNFEIINNNNMKFIYKSDDVLQIQEGDGNDDDDDEIRVSKIENNTHNNNSKKMCCDMYSSYNELDKPYKIDEDDFYNKHFSTKFSKRENDNSTNRKNKGLNHFNISGDVIELSTYNRNSNNYSNKYNNKYNNKYNNKYSNNYTNQKEEKNNKKILNFNTAKKWLTNQFTHKNILNIISDITNYDNKYDNENGRTTTKIHNDNNFHINNSKTTYNSKQRKDQEQNTNSSTLDDNELIANILNDKDDCEMSYNNNTSGCNKTGYNEGSNKNRSNYKGSSIDTNSIGSAFDSIPRGCSGQTKVSNNIGNDKSRNNNENNNGNNSGSNNGISNRNNNYDGSTKINGGRNEQQMVESAMYGKCMNKLGESKQPEQSAKINVNLIDKLFFNKENRIEVIPNDKHEQEKKEEELNNICYDNKMEQYQKGKGTNNKYIQGDNSNLNKGTTDQLKNCYNEKGDAYVNVSNDNSYYKNILLNYNEEMKMVITPNRDNCNSKISHENLPVSINGGAAKGCTVSAWNSHSNRNGNSNGNCDVIGAANGNGCEDANCNSSSNNIKDLITNSYFNVKSNVKIYDKTEQNEKRNSYPVSFKSGNDDNVKADGKKMNLKMDIHKILKMIQKILSVHMYYSYDYDLTQGIQKKCRKNIDEVEGEPLYSSSSSTTLNKKKSFLKVSERNFMWNYQMIKKIKNKCKIDDNWFCSIIQGYIAYTSIEINKKCLELLLISRRSSVLGGTRFNKRGINDDGYVANYVETEQIIRINNRNMTLMNRFDNANMTVSNVKEEIDKFNTRNNNVPNSNYEKNQVFYCDATPLPSIQIDKGEIKLENSSDQTNLCYEMDVYNIKSSGTGSDNGRGSAINSDRNFENRIISLVQIRGSIPLFWKQHSMSSHVNIERSSLLSIKAFKEHNKKLISNYGNNIYYINLLSQNKGNEKKLTKKMIEMINYIKKDKHYKEKDFINYIEYDFHISVKNKSFEDAMNDFINKVLLNEIKNVSFFMESCKNTNNNKKNNSNYNNVSSTGNGYSDDSCVYQNGVFRTNCLDCLDRTNVFQYYYTLFFIFYVLHVSKNDMFLKAVKKSQLCFYKNVNSMFSNRSVTIVSTLQMENYLLELSDRYPVNKNCEYAKISSTTNVGNIGNDRNISRINNNVSNIRNNSGNNYISSNNNASRNNTRSNNNCNNMSGGGSNVLEDFYYVNSKTKTNERKKEDHSDIPNILEEQDRKHRIRYNYEKEDEEKKKFRNEQLDEYIYILKHLFKKMWVENGDIISTHYTGTGSVFSSQINVGRSSLSTNIDHAIKSIERFYQNNFEDNFRQECIDIILCTGKYSKNKRRHFIGADLNYFLNYSNFITKDSFLNLRNKNVDSPMNYVQSSGNMDIGKQQRKDGKEYSNYKQEETLGKNIKMEKLLKNGNRLLEYSTNSNDSNSNDFADSSSGMNEHTQREGSNRNIEKNRGEKKRTKEKHLSKVKKTDKDKIPSEEDEADEYDKEEEEEYDENEEQEEEEEEGEKDKGNDRGKHKDKHNSRDMHKDKEKLKEGEKTAYSDNEIKCVKKQMNRDKTVCSNKNVSDHIIGRTSNNDNIVNNTVESSSSSLDNKSYIYSIRNRNKYTDYLSHDLINHYYMDYEDSKVIQNYKKKRMTNTDYEEKIVKLWVGTWNLCGSDLYELNDISSWLNEINEYIDMYVFCFQEVVELTGFRILMNMKDKFKEKKIEQKIIQSLAEISQKQKEMYIKSKGRSNIFFRKNNEDNGAHNYVDNNASLKSKNIGGVTNTCFSSARINMHKNEEVNERMNKDDYYEKYLKCFNESYMSENVAHSVRCEKEKEIVKERRRSTDNSVSLDISKNCFLNNYFNNLNEGNNSFYDIQNNERKSFNLNILSNNNLSNQKKDNDNNDLLFLNEKSEQHNIEMENNFYCNNTYEHIGEGNNNNSMLKVLKDKENNFFSDHHIKSNDTNISSNINEIFENNNSSNSNKKVSDSLKNKNIYSSHGNIRNWNDSANVNISDSQNVHNIVNNEAEKHKGGDLYCSEKVSSNNNGANNIGNKDVSRSLGNFNVTSVQNVFDEDGVGMRKRSTKNLIHLNNDDDVFHNNRSFNKDIKRGCSMNENALGSHSQEEGKSTHKRIYDSNKNNFFFDDEKRHLKDKDVFLKNASNKYFLNFKKFKYVKLKSVSMIGLFIIIFIDEGMVDHIREIEVCKVKVGLKGNTGNKGSVSIKFRLGFNSFCFNNIHLASGQTNIFERNSQMQSILNNSFQNQELNNLFNFDYFFACGDFNFRINKTHEEVFKSIANKNAHQLLNYDQFIYNKLYNILPFCLFYEHPIMFNPTYKYKKNSNLYDVRRTPAWCDRVLVSGKLIHLSELEKKRKEFIAQEIKEQADDVKNADRNSSSNNNNSNSNSNSSNKNNNNNNNNNSNSNSNNNNINNNNNNNINNNNNNNNINNNNNNNNNNNNNNINNNNNNNINNNNNNNNNINNNNNNSNSNSSNNNNNSNSSNNNNNNSNSSNNNSNNKDGIENSRKYERIRKNIDNEEMHDFYHNEKIYFKYLNYKTHNNFFSSDHKPVSAIIELKVFFDKKDIEYKLINSYSMRTNDEFNNIAKNSSNTSNSSNNKNNNLLDYFLPNNYGISKYTAYPISQILNYSNNYNGKLKNNMNEYSFYEDSIKNIDKIDDYSYSK, from the exons ATGAATGCATACAACACAGAAGGGagatatttattaataatttatgaaaaagtattcaaaataatatatataaagcatTTAAAAGATAACAAAAATGAGAACGTTAAGGTACCTTCACTGTTTGTTTTTCGGGAGAGTGGAAAATGTTCAGAGAAGTTgataaataaagataaaattcgaaagaaaagtaaaaagttTGGTAGTACAATAAATGAACTAATTATTGATAACATTATTGGTACgattgaaattaaaaatgaactgTTCTTATTTGTTGTAGAGAAATGGAgattattatgtaaattcttttatttaaataagtatagaagtatatataaaattgagAAAGTACATTACATaccatataatattaatatcacCTCGATGAACACTACAGTAAACAATTCATTAAACATTGATGACAATtcaacaaatttttttattaataatttaaaaaataatgaagatataaataaaaattttgaaattattaataacaataatatgaagtttatatataagagTGATGATGTTTTGCAAATACAGGAGGGGGATGggaatgatgatgatgacgATGAAATTAGGGTTagcaaaattgaaaataatacaCATAACAATAATTCCAAGAAGATGTGTTGTGATATGTATAGCTCGTACAATGAATTGGATAAACCCTACAAAATAGATGAGGAcgatttttacaataaacatttttctaCCAAATTTAGCAAAAGagaaaatgataatagtactaatagaaaaaataaaggtttAAACCATTTCAACATAAGTGGTGATGTAATAGAGCTTAGCACGTATAATAGgaatagtaataattatagtaataagTACAATAATAAGTACAATAATAAGTACAATAATAAGTACAGTAATAATTACACTAATcaaaaagaggaaaagaataataagaaaattctaaattttaatacaGCCAAAAAATGGCTAACAAATCAATTTAcccataaaaatatattaaacataatttCAGACATAACGAATTATGATAACAAATATGATAATGAGAATGGAAGAACTACTACTAAAATACacaatgataataatttccatattaataatagcaaAACAACTTATAATAGTAAGCAAAGGAAAGATCAAGAACAAAATACGAACTCGTCAACTTTGGACGATAATGAACTAATAGCTAATATTCTTAATGATAAGGATGATTGTGAAATGAgttataataacaatacCAGTGGGTGTAATAAAACTGGTTATAATGAAGGAagcaataaaaatagaagcaACTACAAGGGAAGTAGTATCGACACGAATAGCATTGGAAGTGCCTTCGACAGCATCCCTAGGGGCTGCAGTGGCCAGACGAAAGTCAGCAATAATATTGGCAATGATAAAAGTaggaataataatgaaaataacaaTGGAAATAACAGTGGCAGTAACAATGGGATTagtaatagaaataataattatgatggtagcacaaaaataaatggCGGGAGGAACGAGCAGCAGATGGTAGAGAGTGCAATGTATGGGAAGTGCATGAACAAGTTAGGAGAAAGTAAACAACCCGAGCAGTcagcaaaaataaatgttaatttaattgataaattattttttaataaggaGAACAGGATTGAAGTTATACCAAATGACAAACATGAACAAGAGAAGAAGGAGGAGGAACTGAATAACATAtgttatgataataaaatggaGCAGTACCAAAAGGGGAAGGGCACAAATAACAAGTACATTCAAGGGGATAAcagtaatttaaataaaggtACCACTGATCAACTTAAAAATTGTTACAATGAAAAAGGAGATGCTTATGTGAATGTAAGTAATGATAATAGTTACTACAAGAATATACtgttaaattataatgaagaaatgaaaatgGTAATTACACCGAACAGAGATAATTGTAATAGTAAAATTTCTCATGAAAATTTGCCGGTGAGTATTAATGGGGGTGCTGCAAAGGGATGTACTGTCAGTGCATGGAATAGCCATTCCAATAGAAATGGTAATAGTAACGGTAACTGCGATGTGATTGGAGCTGCGAATGGTAATGGGTGTGAAGATGCCAACTGCAACAGCAGCAGTAATAACATAAAGGATCTTATTACCAATTCTTACTTCAATGTAAAAAGCAATGTGAAGATTTATGATAAAACAGAACAAAACGAAAAGAGAAATTCATATCCCGTTTCTTTTAAAAGTGGAAATGATGATAATGTTAAAGCtgatggaaaaaaaatgaacttgAAAATGgacatacataaaatattaaaaatgattcaGAAAATATTATCAGTTCATATGTATTACTCGTATGACTATGATTTAACACAGGGGATTCAAAAAAAGTGTAGAAAGAATATTGATGAAGTAGAAGGAGAGCCACTATATTCATCATCATCTTCCACTacgttaaataaaaagaaatcatttttaaaagttagTGAAAGAAATTTTATGTGGAATTATcagatgataaaaaaaattaagaataagTGTAAAATTGATGATAACTGGTTTTGTTCAATAATACAAGGATATATAGCTTATACATctatagaaataaataaaaaatgtttagaATTACTTCTAATAAGTCGACGTTCCTCTGTATTGGGTGGGACTAGGTTTAATAAAAGGGGTATAAATGATGATGGTTACGTAGCTAACTATGTAGAGACTGAGCaaattataagaattaataatagaaatatgACGTTAATGAATAGATTTGATAATGCAAATATGACTGTTTCGAATGTGAAGGAAGAAATAGACAAATTCAACacaagaaataataatgtacCTAATTCAAATTATGAAAAGAATCAGGTGTTCTACTGTGATGCAACTCCTCTGCCGAGTATTCAAATTGATAAGGGAGAAATTAAATTGGAAAATTCAAGCGATCAAACAAATTTATGTTACGAGATGGatgtatataacataaaaagtaGTGGCACAGGTAGCGACAATGGTAGAGGTAGTGCTATAAATAGCGACAGAAATTTCGAGAACAGGATTATTTCCCTAGTTCAGATAAGGGGGTCCATCCCCCTTTTTTGGAAGCAACATTCGATGTCTTCTCATGTTAATATAGAGAGGTCTTCCTTGTTAAGTATTAAAGCGTTCAAAGAACATAACAAGAAATTAATTAGTAACTatggtaataatatatattatataaatttgctTAGTCAAAATAAAGGGAATGAGAAAAAGTTGACTAAAAAAATGATtgaaatgataaattatataaaaaaggataagCATTATAAGGAGAAggattttattaattatatagaatatgATTTTCACATTTctgtgaaaaataaaagttttgAAGATGCTATGaatgattttattaataaagtaTTACTTAATGAGATTAAAaatgtttccttttttatggAATCGTGTAAGAATacgaataataataagaagaataatagtaattataataatgttagcAGTACAGGAAATGGATATTCAGACGATTCTTGTGTTTATCAGAATGGCGTTTTTAGGACTAATTGCCTTGATTGTTTAGATAGAACGAATGTATTTCAGTATTATtacacattattttttattttctacgTTTTGCACGTGTCAAAAAATGATATGTTTCTTAAGGCAGTGAAGAAATCgcaattatgtttttataaaaatgtaaatagtATGTTCAGTAATAGGAGTGTTACTATTGTGAGTACTTTACAAatggaaaattatttactcGAGTTGTCGGACAGATATCcggtaaataaaaattgcgAGTACGCTAAGATTAGTAGTACTACGAATGTTGGAAATATTGGCAATGACAGAAATATTAGTAGGATTAATAACAATGTTagtaatataagaaataatagtggtaataattacataagtagtaataataatgctaGCAGGAACAATACTAGAAGTAACAACAACTGTAATAACATGTCAGGCGGAGGGTCCAATGTACTCGAggatttttattatgttaataGTAAGACGAAGACGAACGAGAGGAAGAAAGAAGACCATAGTGATATTCCTAATATATTAGAAGAACAAGATAGGAAACATAGAATAagatataattatgaaaaagaagatgaagaaaaaaaaaaatttagaaatgaACAACTGGAtgaatatatctatatattaaaacatctatttaaaaaaatgtgggTGGAAAATGGGGATATTATTAGTACACATTATACTGGGACTGGTAGTGTTTTTTCTTCACAAATTAATGTAGGAAGGTCATCGTTAAGTACAAATATTGATCATGCAATTAAATCCATTGAAAgattttatcaaaataattttgaggATAATTTTAGACAAGAGTGCattgatataattttgtGCACCGggaaatatagtaaaaataagagAAGGCATTTTATCGGAGCGgatttgaattattttttaaattatagtaattttattacaaaggattcttttcttaatttgagaaataaaaatgttgatTCGCCTATGAATTATGTGCAATCTAGTGGCAATATGGATATAGGTAAACAGCAGAGAAAAGATGGTAAAGAATATTCGAATTATAAACAAGAAGAAACTTTAGGAAAAAACatcaaaatggaaaaattattaaaaaatgggaaTCGATTACTTGAATATAGTACCAATAGCAATGATTCGAATAGTAACGATTTTGCTGATAGCAGCAGTGGCATGAACGAACACACACAAAGGGAGGGATCCAACAGAAACATAGAGAAGAATaggggagaaaaaaaaagaaccaAAGAGAAACATTTGAGTAAGGTTAAAAAAACAGACAAGGATAAAATTCCAAGCGAGGAAGATGAAGCTGATGAATATGACAaggaggaagaagaagaatatGACGAAAATGAGGAGCAGGAggaggaagaggaagaaggGGAAAAGGATAAAGGTAATGATAGAGGTAAACATAAAGATAAACATAATAGCAGAGATATGCATAAAGATAAAGAGAAACTGAAGGAGGGGGAGAAAACTGCGTACAGtgataatgaaataaaatgtgTTAAGAAACAAATGAACAGAGATAAGACAGTCTGTAGCAATAAAAACGTGAGTGATCATATTATTGGACGAACAAGTAATAATGACAATATCGTAAATAATACCGTCGaaagtagtagcagtagctTAGATAat aaaagctaCATTTACAGTAtaagaaatagaaataaatatactgaTTACCTAAGTCATGATTTAATTAATCATTATTACATGGATTATGAAGATTCTAAAGTAATACAGAATTACAAGAAAAAGAGAATGACGAATACAGATTATGAAGAGAAAATTGTGAAATTATGGGTAGGTACATGGAATTTATGCGGTAGTGATTTATATGAACTGAATGATATATCCTCGTGgttaaatgaaattaatgaatacattgatatgtatgtattttgttttcaaGAAGTTGTTGAATTGACCGGATTTAGGATTTTAATGAACATGAAAgataaatttaaagaaaaaaaaatagagcaaaaaattattcaatcCTTGGCAGAAATCTCGCAGAAGCAGAAAGAAATGTACATTAAAAGTAAGGGACGTagtaacatattttttagaaaaaataacgAAGATAATGGTGCACATAATTATGTCGATAACAATGCCTCattgaaaagtaaaaatattggAGGAGTAACAAACACCTGTTTTTCATCAGCTCGAAttaatatgcataaaaatgAGGAAGTTAATGAAAGAATGAATAAGGATGACTACTATGAAAAATACCTGAAATGTTTTAATGAATCATACATGAGTGAGAATGTAGCACATTCCGTAAGGtgtgaaaaggaaaaagaaatagttAAGGAACGACGAAGAAGTACAGATAATAGTGTATCACTGGATATTTCGAAAAactgttttttaaataattatttcaataatttaaatgaaggTAACAACTCCTTTTATgatattcaaaataatgaaagaaaatCGTTTAACTTGAATATTTTGAGTAACAACAATTTGAgtaatcaaaaaaaagataatgataataacgatttactttttttaaatgaaaagtcCGAACAACATAATATTGAGATGGAAAATAActtttattgtaataatacatatgagCATATTGGTGAAGGTAATAACAACAACAGCATGTTAAAAGTGCTAAAGGATAAggagaataattttttcagtGACCATCATATAAAAAGCAATGATACTAATATAAgttcaaatataaatgaaatttttgaaaataataattcaagtaattcaaataaaaaggtaagtgattcattaaaaaataaaaacatttatagCTCACATGGAAATATAAGAAACTGGAATGATAGTGCCAATGTGAATATTTCAGATAGCCAAAATGTGCATAATATAGTGAATAATGAGGCGGAGAAGCATAAGGGGGGAGATCTATATTGCAGTGAGAAGGTtagtagtaacaataatggTGCCAATAATATCGGTAATAAGGATGTTAGTAGAAGCCTGGGCAATTTTAACGTTACCAGTGTACAAAACGTTTTTGATGAAGACGGGGTTGGGATGAGGAAAAGATCCACGAAGAACCTAATTCACTTAAACAATGACGATGATGTTTTCCATAATAATAGGAGCTTcaataaagatataaaaagagGATGCAGTATGAATGAAAATGCGTTGGGTTCACATTCACAGGAGGAAGGAAAAAGTACACATAAACGTATTTAcgatagtaataaaaataatttcttctttgatgatgaaaaaaggcatttaaaagataaggatgtatttttaaagaatgcatcaaacaaatattttttgaatttcaAAAAGTTTAAATATGTGAAGTTAAAATCAGTTTCTATGATCGGATTatttataatcatttttattgATGAGGGAATGGTTGATCATATAAGAGAAATTGAAGTGTGTAAAGTAAAGGTAGGTTTAAAAGGTAATACTGGTAATAAAGGAAGTGTGTCTATAAAGTTTAGACTAGGTTTTAACTCTTTCTGTTTTAACAACATACATTTGGCATCAGGTCAAACAAACATCTTTGAAAGGAACAGTCAGATGCAAAGTATTTTGAATAATAGTTTCCAAAACcaagaattaaataatttatttaattttgacTACTTTTTTGCTTGTGGGgattttaattttagaattaataaaactCATGAAGAAGTATTTAAATCCATTGCAAATAAGAATGCTCATCAGTTATTAAATTATGACCAATTTATCTATAATAAattgtataatattttaccCTTTTGTCTTTTTTACGAGCATCCTATTATGTTTAACCcgacatataaatacaaaaaaaattcgaaCTTGTACGACGTAAGAAGGACCCCCGCATG GTGTGACAGAGTACTGGTGAGCGgaaaattaatacatttgTCGGaattagagaaaaaaagaaaagagttTATTGCACAAGAAATTAAAGAACAGGCGGATGATGTAAAAAATGCGGATAggaatagtagtagtaataataataatagtaatagtaatagtaatagtagtaataaaaataataataataataataataataatagtaatagtaatagtaataataataatattaataataataataataataatattaataataataataataataataatattaataataataataataataataataataataataataataatattaataataataataataataatattaataataataataataataataataatattaataataataataataatagtaatagtaatagtagtaataataataataatagtaatagtagtaataataataataataatagtaatagtagtaataataatagtaataataaggaTGGTATAGAGAATAGCAGAAAGTATGAACGTATCAGAAAAAACATTGACAATGAGGAAATGCAtgatttttatcataatgaaaaaatatattttaaatatttaaattataaaactcacaacaattttttttcaagtgaTCATAAGCCGGTTAGTGCAATTATTGaattaaaagtattttttgataaaaaagacattgagtataaattaattaattcatataGTATGAGAACAAATGatgaatttaataatattgcaAAAAATTCAAGTAATACgagtaatagtagtaataataaaaacaacaaTTTGCTTGATTATTTCCTTCCGAATAATTATGGGATAAGCAAATACACTGCTTATCCAATCTcacaaattttaaattattcaaacAATTATAACGGGaaacttaaaaataacatgaatgaatattcattttatgaagattcaataaaaaacatagaTAAGATAGATGATTATTCGTATTCAAAATGA